The following coding sequences are from one Corticium candelabrum chromosome 20, ooCorCand1.1, whole genome shotgun sequence window:
- the LOC134195719 gene encoding uncharacterized protein LOC134195719 isoform X2, whose product MRLTFVRVHIDLPVVNTQSRDAVTLPDDCFINDFDDLEFEPVTQLDFALDILPIIPLSQPTETSHQPEEHNGNLTYKALQADLEETFGDEEDEEFFVWEQAARLDRKEHSESEDNIVIFEPHSSSFQPVTLCQEASELNTEKEIGHQQTNPPLSQSFIHTEDAADAKRKQPKRRSKRPPTDAITVIPSKVFRAMMDQSANTLKDTNEVCRCFSADSITEFVNVPLSLYKELPVFYVDIEQQWKSFPQSSELGASSSDVADAIISDDVLSSHFLENGTDVKSFLQSTRTPVVTEEPAAESTPLFGEEVDDNSTLKTQQERKTSSKLSEAGAAYVPSPVVEEQRMDEAIEVDGSDWSLKQSSGHMQQLTEAENRLLLVLRDKFALSDTVYLTDLAPTSTTRHQAGFLLYLLCALECADLMRLWQSVTFGPIKIMQTKKFAQWIDLQC is encoded by the exons ATGCGACTGACATTTGTTCGTGTTCATATTGACCTCCCTGTTGTTAACACTCAGTCTAG GGATGCCGTCACTCTTCCTGATGATTGCTTCATAAATGACTTTGATGATTTGGAGTTTGAACCTGTAACTCAACTCGACTTTGCACTA GACATTCTACCTATTATTCCACTCAGCCAGCCAACAGAAA CATCACATCAGCCTGAGGAACATAATGGCAACCTGACCTACAAG GCTCTACAAGCTGATCTTGAGGAGACGTTTGGTGACGAAGAAGACGAGGAGTTTTTTGTGTGGGAGCAAGCTGCTAGGTTGGATAGAAAAGA ACACTCAGAGTCTGAAGACAACATTGTGATTTTTGAGCCTCACTCATCATCATTTCAACCAGTCACAC TTTGCCAAGAAGCAAGTGAATTGAACACAGAAAAGGAAATAGgtcatcagcaaacaaacCCACCTTTGTCTCAAAGTTTTATACACACAGAAGAT GCTGCTGATGCAAAGAGAAAACAGCCCAAGAGGAGAAGCAAGAGACCACCTACTGATGCTATTACTGTTATTCCATCTAAGGTGTTTCGTGCCATGATGGATCAGTCAGCTAATACTCTGAAAGACacg AACGAAGTCTGTCGCTGTTTCTCAGCTGACAGCATCACTGAGTTTGTCAACGTACCACTTA GCTTGTACAAGGAACTCCCTGTATTTTACGTCGACATTGAACAGCAATGGAAGTCATTTCCTCAGTCATCAGAGCTGG GTGCAAGTTCTAGTGATGTTGCTGATGCTATC ATTTCAGATGACGTTTTATCTTCTCATTTCTTGGAGAATGGGACTGATGTCAAGTCATTTCTACAATCTACAAGAACTCCTGTAGTGACAGAAGAACCAGCAGCAGAGTCGACACCTTTGTTTG GGGAAGAGGTTGATGACAATTCTACACTCAAAACACAACAAGAACGCAA AACAAGTTCTAAATTATCTGAGGCCGGTGCTGCATATGTTCCTTCACCTGTAGTGGAAGAGCAACGCATGGATGAGGCCATTGAGG TCGATGGCAGTGATTGGTCACTCAAGCAGTCATCAGGTCACATGCAACAACTTACAGAAGCAGAAAACCGATTGCTACT CGTTCTTCGAGACAAATTTGCTCTCAGTGACACAGTCTATTTGACCGACCTTGCTCCAACTAGTACTACTCGCCACCAGGCCGGATTTCTGCTGTATCTCCTTTGTG CTCTTGAATGTGCAGATTTAATGAGGCTTTGGCAGAGCGTAACCTTTGGGCCAATAAAAATCATGCAGACAAAGAAGTTTGCACAGTGGATCGATCTACAGTGCTAG
- the LOC134195719 gene encoding uncharacterized protein LOC134195719 isoform X1 gives MFYSTDLLNRQHGKFGLIWLVAMAPPRKISKLSKRDYMKISVSRACNDVLFEGGRLSLRLCAQLMIGITRVCQKQSRYLLDDVKLCISKMRLTFVRVHIDLPVVNTQSRDAVTLPDDCFINDFDDLEFEPVTQLDFALDILPIIPLSQPTETSHQPEEHNGNLTYKALQADLEETFGDEEDEEFFVWEQAARLDRKEHSESEDNIVIFEPHSSSFQPVTLCQEASELNTEKEIGHQQTNPPLSQSFIHTEDAADAKRKQPKRRSKRPPTDAITVIPSKVFRAMMDQSANTLKDTNEVCRCFSADSITEFVNVPLSLYKELPVFYVDIEQQWKSFPQSSELGASSSDVADAIISDDVLSSHFLENGTDVKSFLQSTRTPVVTEEPAAESTPLFGEEVDDNSTLKTQQERKTSSKLSEAGAAYVPSPVVEEQRMDEAIEVDGSDWSLKQSSGHMQQLTEAENRLLLVLRDKFALSDTVYLTDLAPTSTTRHQAGFLLYLLCALECADLMRLWQSVTFGPIKIMQTKKFAQWIDLQC, from the exons GTTGGTTGCTATGGCACCTCCTAGAAAAATCTCTAAGCTGTCCAAGAGAGACTACATGAAAATCAGCGTGTCAAGGGCATG CAATGATGTGCTGTTTGAAGGTGGCAGGTTATCACTAAGGTTATGTGCTCAGCTGATGATTGGTATTACGCGAGTGTGTCAGAAGCAGAGTCGATACTTGTTAG ATGATGTGAAGTTGTGTATATCCAAGATGCGACTGACATTTGTTCGTGTTCATATTGACCTCCCTGTTGTTAACACTCAGTCTAG GGATGCCGTCACTCTTCCTGATGATTGCTTCATAAATGACTTTGATGATTTGGAGTTTGAACCTGTAACTCAACTCGACTTTGCACTA GACATTCTACCTATTATTCCACTCAGCCAGCCAACAGAAA CATCACATCAGCCTGAGGAACATAATGGCAACCTGACCTACAAG GCTCTACAAGCTGATCTTGAGGAGACGTTTGGTGACGAAGAAGACGAGGAGTTTTTTGTGTGGGAGCAAGCTGCTAGGTTGGATAGAAAAGA ACACTCAGAGTCTGAAGACAACATTGTGATTTTTGAGCCTCACTCATCATCATTTCAACCAGTCACAC TTTGCCAAGAAGCAAGTGAATTGAACACAGAAAAGGAAATAGgtcatcagcaaacaaacCCACCTTTGTCTCAAAGTTTTATACACACAGAAGAT GCTGCTGATGCAAAGAGAAAACAGCCCAAGAGGAGAAGCAAGAGACCACCTACTGATGCTATTACTGTTATTCCATCTAAGGTGTTTCGTGCCATGATGGATCAGTCAGCTAATACTCTGAAAGACacg AACGAAGTCTGTCGCTGTTTCTCAGCTGACAGCATCACTGAGTTTGTCAACGTACCACTTA GCTTGTACAAGGAACTCCCTGTATTTTACGTCGACATTGAACAGCAATGGAAGTCATTTCCTCAGTCATCAGAGCTGG GTGCAAGTTCTAGTGATGTTGCTGATGCTATC ATTTCAGATGACGTTTTATCTTCTCATTTCTTGGAGAATGGGACTGATGTCAAGTCATTTCTACAATCTACAAGAACTCCTGTAGTGACAGAAGAACCAGCAGCAGAGTCGACACCTTTGTTTG GGGAAGAGGTTGATGACAATTCTACACTCAAAACACAACAAGAACGCAA AACAAGTTCTAAATTATCTGAGGCCGGTGCTGCATATGTTCCTTCACCTGTAGTGGAAGAGCAACGCATGGATGAGGCCATTGAGG TCGATGGCAGTGATTGGTCACTCAAGCAGTCATCAGGTCACATGCAACAACTTACAGAAGCAGAAAACCGATTGCTACT CGTTCTTCGAGACAAATTTGCTCTCAGTGACACAGTCTATTTGACCGACCTTGCTCCAACTAGTACTACTCGCCACCAGGCCGGATTTCTGCTGTATCTCCTTTGTG CTCTTGAATGTGCAGATTTAATGAGGCTTTGGCAGAGCGTAACCTTTGGGCCAATAAAAATCATGCAGACAAAGAAGTTTGCACAGTGGATCGATCTACAGTGCTAG
- the LOC134195916 gene encoding P2X purinoceptor 7-like, giving the protein METIRPYNFEPVRNARDMSESDSGGSDDDDQTLHVPDTRTERLENTDWCTCGLCIVMPSITECICCKEVDALSWRLHGVRCATAHDSFHTVCLHYEVLRTAVGVMNVSPGSITEPLTARLLRLAAYRQFTHWAHEMLGRGVRIVIPSCVVSAERRAFPEESGHYVGFRDANDSQ; this is encoded by the exons ATGGAAACTATCCGTCCTTATAACTTTGAACCTGTTCGAAACGCTAGAGATATGTCAGAAAGTGATTCTGGCGGTAGCGACGACGATGACCAAACGCTTCATGTCCCTGATACGCGTACGGAACGACTAGAAAACACCGACTGGTGTACTTGTGGTCTGTGTATCGTCATGCCGAGCATTACAGaatgcatctgctgcaagGAAGTCGATGCTCTGAGCTGGAGACTTCATGGCGTGCGATGTGCGACAGCGCATGACAGTTTTCACACTGTCTGCTTACACTATGAAGTTCTACGCACAGCGGTAGGTGTCATGAACGTCTCTCCAGGCTCCATTACAGAACCTCTTACGGCCAG GCTTTTGAGACTGGCGGCTTACCGCCAATTTACTCACTGGGCTCACGAGATGTTGGGGAGAGGTGTACGAATAGTCATACCATCGTGTGTGGTGTCTGCCGAACGCAGAGCGTTTCCAGAAGAGAGTGGGCACTATGTTGGCTTTAGAGATGCTAATGATTCTCAGTGA
- the LOC134196001 gene encoding uncharacterized protein LOC134196001, translated as MIASVKEFFEREKTTGAPILFGNVIKRTAEALQVSPASVKRVGSEMRSQGFVSSPAKLGRKSGSGAAQQETDNFLEGVIRRRIHRFYTSSELPTMEKLLLALQEDVEYPFGRTTLYATVRRMGFRYKRRNKKVSLYEQHRIIAARHDYLRKIQTFRSDNRTIVYLDETWLNAHHTHERCWLDYDSRGIRVPSGKGGRLIILHAGSGHGWIPNAALIFRGKKGSGDYHDEMNTKHFMEW; from the coding sequence ATGATAGCGAGCGTGAAAGAGTTCTTTGAACGTGAGAAGACCACAGGAGCGCCAATTCTCTTTGGCAACGTAATCAAGCGAACTGCAGAAGCTCTGCAAGTGTCACCTGCGTCTGTGAAGCGAGTTGGAAGTGAAATGAGATCACAAGGGTTTGTCAGCAGTCCAGCAAAGCTGGGTAGAAAATCAGGGTCAGGAGCAGCACAGCAAGAAACGGATAACTTCTTAGAAGGGGTTATTCGTCGTAGAATACACAGATTCTACACCAGCAGTGAACTGCCCACCATGGAGAAACTTCTGTTGGCCTTGCAAGAAGACGTTGAGTATCCATTTGGGAGGACAACGTTGTATGCCACTGTCAGGCGGATGGGGTTTCGCTACAAGCGACGAAACAAAAAGGTTTCATTGTATGAGCAGCATAGAATAATTGCAGCGAGACACGATTACCTGAGAAAAATACAAACTTTCCGTTCCGACAATAGAACGATAGTCTACCTGGATGAAACCTGGTTGAACGCCCATCATACCCATGAACGTTGCTGGCTAGACTATGATAGCAGAGGTATCCGAGTGCCATCAGGAAAAGGTGGTAGGCTCATCATTCTCCACGCTGGCAGTGGGCACGGCTGGATTCCCAACGCAGCTCTCATTTTCAGGGGTAAAAAGGGAAGCGGGGATTACCACGATGAAATGAATACCAAGCATTTTATGGAATGGTAA
- the LOC134195719 gene encoding uncharacterized protein LOC134195719 isoform X3: MFYSTDLLNRQHGKFGLIWLVAMAPPRKISKLSKRDYMKISVSRACNDVLFEGGRLSLRLCAQLMIGITRVCQKQSRYLLDDVKLCISKMRLTFVRVHIDLPVVNTQSRDAVTLPDDCFINDFDDLEFEPVTQLDFALDILPIIPLSQPTETSHQPEEHNGNLTYKALQADLEETFGDEEDEEFFVWEQAARLDRKEHSESEDNIVIFEPHSSSFQPVTLCQEASELNTEKEIGHQQTNPPLSQSFIHTEDAADAKRKQPKRRSKRPPTDAITVIPSKVFRAMMDQSANTLKDTNEVCRCFSADSITEFVNVPLSLYKELPVFYVDIEQQWKSFPQSSELGASSSDVADAIISDDVLSSHFLENGTDVKSFLQSTRTPVVTEEPAAESTPLFGEEVDDNSTLKTQQERK; encoded by the exons GTTGGTTGCTATGGCACCTCCTAGAAAAATCTCTAAGCTGTCCAAGAGAGACTACATGAAAATCAGCGTGTCAAGGGCATG CAATGATGTGCTGTTTGAAGGTGGCAGGTTATCACTAAGGTTATGTGCTCAGCTGATGATTGGTATTACGCGAGTGTGTCAGAAGCAGAGTCGATACTTGTTAG ATGATGTGAAGTTGTGTATATCCAAGATGCGACTGACATTTGTTCGTGTTCATATTGACCTCCCTGTTGTTAACACTCAGTCTAG GGATGCCGTCACTCTTCCTGATGATTGCTTCATAAATGACTTTGATGATTTGGAGTTTGAACCTGTAACTCAACTCGACTTTGCACTA GACATTCTACCTATTATTCCACTCAGCCAGCCAACAGAAA CATCACATCAGCCTGAGGAACATAATGGCAACCTGACCTACAAG GCTCTACAAGCTGATCTTGAGGAGACGTTTGGTGACGAAGAAGACGAGGAGTTTTTTGTGTGGGAGCAAGCTGCTAGGTTGGATAGAAAAGA ACACTCAGAGTCTGAAGACAACATTGTGATTTTTGAGCCTCACTCATCATCATTTCAACCAGTCACAC TTTGCCAAGAAGCAAGTGAATTGAACACAGAAAAGGAAATAGgtcatcagcaaacaaacCCACCTTTGTCTCAAAGTTTTATACACACAGAAGAT GCTGCTGATGCAAAGAGAAAACAGCCCAAGAGGAGAAGCAAGAGACCACCTACTGATGCTATTACTGTTATTCCATCTAAGGTGTTTCGTGCCATGATGGATCAGTCAGCTAATACTCTGAAAGACacg AACGAAGTCTGTCGCTGTTTCTCAGCTGACAGCATCACTGAGTTTGTCAACGTACCACTTA GCTTGTACAAGGAACTCCCTGTATTTTACGTCGACATTGAACAGCAATGGAAGTCATTTCCTCAGTCATCAGAGCTGG GTGCAAGTTCTAGTGATGTTGCTGATGCTATC ATTTCAGATGACGTTTTATCTTCTCATTTCTTGGAGAATGGGACTGATGTCAAGTCATTTCTACAATCTACAAGAACTCCTGTAGTGACAGAAGAACCAGCAGCAGAGTCGACACCTTTGTTTG GGGAAGAGGTTGATGACAATTCTACACTCAAAACACAACAAGAACGCAAGTAA